The following proteins are encoded in a genomic region of Xanthomonas citri pv. mangiferaeindicae:
- a CDS encoding NADPH-dependent 2,4-dienoyl-CoA reductase codes for MSPVMGQPVDPTPYPHLLAPLDLGFTTLRNRVLMGSMHTGLEDRAADFPKLARYFAERAEGGVALIVTGGFSPDIAGWLKPFGGKLSWRWETRRHRPVTDAVHAHDAKICLQLLHAGRYAYHPLQVAPSRLKAPINPFTPRALGARGVERTIDAYAHAAKLAREAGYDGVEIMGSEGYLINQFLSARTNRRQDRWGGDVLQRMRFATEIVRRVREAAGHDFILIYRLSMLELVPGGSGWDEIVQQARAIEAAGATLLNTGIGWHEARVPTIATSVPRAAFAGVTAKLRPHVKLPLVATNRINMPDVAERVLAAGGADMVSMARPLLADPHWVAKARAGTPARINTCIACNQACLDHVFANRTASCLVNPRACAETELNYFPAAAPLRIAVVGAGPAGLACATVAAQRGHRVVLFDAADAIGGQFNLARRIPGKEEFNETLRYFGQRIAETGVEVRLSTPVTADDLAGFDVVVLATGVRPRAIDIPGHDHPKVVGYVDVLEGRVVPGARVAIIGAGGIGFDVGEFLAEGDGPSPSLDPAAWMREWGVDPSFESPGGLVPATPSPPAREVWLLQRSPGRPGARLGKTTGWIHRSMLKAKGVQMLGGVAYLGVDDAGLRIRVDDSEQLLPVDHVVVCAGQEPRRDLLDALQAAGRVVHLVGGADVAAELDAKRAIAQASALAARL; via the coding sequence ATGTCGCCAGTCATGGGCCAGCCCGTCGACCCCACGCCCTATCCGCACCTGCTCGCCCCGCTCGACCTCGGCTTCACGACGCTGCGCAACCGGGTGCTGATGGGCTCGATGCACACCGGGCTGGAGGATCGCGCCGCCGACTTCCCGAAGTTGGCGCGTTACTTCGCCGAGCGTGCGGAAGGCGGTGTGGCGCTGATCGTCACCGGTGGCTTTTCGCCCGACATCGCCGGCTGGCTCAAGCCGTTCGGCGGCAAGCTGTCGTGGCGATGGGAGACGCGGCGCCATCGCCCGGTCACCGACGCGGTGCACGCCCATGACGCGAAGATCTGCCTGCAGTTGCTGCATGCCGGCCGCTATGCCTATCACCCGCTGCAGGTCGCGCCGAGCCGTCTGAAAGCCCCGATCAATCCGTTCACACCCCGGGCGCTCGGCGCACGCGGGGTCGAACGCACGATCGACGCCTACGCCCACGCCGCCAAGCTCGCGCGCGAGGCCGGCTACGACGGCGTCGAGATCATGGGCAGCGAGGGTTACCTGATCAATCAGTTCCTCAGTGCGCGCACCAATCGTCGCCAGGACCGCTGGGGCGGCGATGTGCTGCAACGCATGCGCTTTGCGACCGAGATCGTGCGCCGCGTGCGCGAGGCCGCCGGGCACGACTTCATCCTGATCTACCGCCTGTCGATGCTTGAGCTGGTGCCAGGCGGCTCGGGCTGGGACGAGATCGTGCAGCAGGCCCGCGCGATCGAGGCTGCCGGGGCAACGCTGCTCAACACCGGGATCGGTTGGCACGAGGCACGGGTGCCGACGATCGCCACTTCGGTCCCGCGCGCGGCCTTCGCCGGGGTGACCGCCAAGTTGCGCCCGCATGTGAAGCTGCCGTTGGTCGCGACCAACCGCATCAACATGCCCGACGTCGCCGAGCGCGTGCTCGCGGCCGGTGGCGCGGACATGGTGTCGATGGCGCGGCCGCTGCTGGCCGATCCGCACTGGGTCGCCAAGGCGCGCGCCGGCACGCCCGCACGCATCAATACCTGCATCGCCTGCAACCAAGCATGTCTCGACCACGTGTTCGCGAACCGCACCGCGAGCTGCTTGGTCAATCCGCGGGCGTGCGCGGAGACCGAGCTCAATTACTTCCCGGCGGCCGCGCCGCTGCGCATCGCGGTGGTCGGCGCCGGCCCGGCCGGGCTGGCGTGTGCCACGGTCGCCGCCCAGCGCGGCCATCGCGTGGTGCTGTTCGACGCGGCCGACGCGATCGGCGGCCAGTTCAACCTGGCGCGGCGCATTCCCGGCAAGGAGGAATTCAACGAGACGCTGCGCTACTTCGGCCAGCGCATCGCCGAGACCGGGGTCGAGGTGCGGCTCTCGACCCCGGTGACGGCGGACGACCTCGCCGGCTTCGATGTCGTCGTGCTCGCGACCGGCGTACGTCCGCGCGCGATCGACATCCCCGGACACGACCATCCCAAGGTGGTCGGCTATGTCGATGTGCTCGAGGGTCGGGTCGTGCCGGGCGCGCGGGTGGCGATCATCGGCGCCGGCGGCATCGGCTTCGATGTTGGCGAATTCCTGGCCGAGGGCGACGGCCCGTCACCCAGTCTCGATCCGGCGGCGTGGATGCGCGAATGGGGCGTGGACCCGAGTTTCGAAAGTCCGGGCGGCCTGGTCCCGGCCACACCGTCGCCGCCGGCGCGCGAGGTCTGGCTGCTGCAGCGCAGTCCCGGACGCCCGGGCGCTCGGCTCGGCAAGACCACCGGCTGGATCCACCGCAGCATGCTGAAGGCCAAGGGCGTCCAGATGCTGGGCGGGGTCGCGTACTTGGGCGTCGACGACGCGGGCCTGCGCATCCGGGTGGACGACAGCGAACAGCTGCTGCCGGTCGATCACGTGGTGGTGTGCGCGGGCCAGGAGCCGCGACGGGACCTGCTGGACGCATTGCAGGCGGCCGGCCGTGTCGTGCATCTGGTCGGCGGCGCGGACGTGGCCGCCGAACTCGACGCCAAGCGCGCGATCGCCCAGGCCAGCGCGCTGGCGGCGCGCCTATAA
- a CDS encoding NADPH:quinone reductase translates to MKAIATTRPLPIDDPHALVELELDIPAPGPHDLRVRIEAVGVNPVDTKLRRAPLPEGAPHRVLGYDAAGVVDAVGDQVSGFSIGDAVYYAGDVTRPGSNAQFQLVDARLVARKPDTLDFAQAAALPLTAITAWELLFERMPYAFEDGGAGRTLLVIAGAGGVGSIAIQLAKLAGFTVIATASREDSIAWCRDLGADHVIDHRQPLAPQLQTLGYTQVDAALNLADTDRYWDALGEVLAPQGHVGLIVEPAGALKIGDPYKAKCIGIHWEFMFARPRFRTADMDAHGRILARVAALVDAGQLRGTLGRTLSPIGADTLREAHRLLESGATIGKVAVAGWR, encoded by the coding sequence ATGAAAGCCATCGCCACCACCCGCCCGCTGCCGATCGATGATCCGCACGCGCTGGTCGAACTCGAGCTCGACATTCCAGCGCCCGGCCCGCACGACCTGCGCGTGCGCATCGAGGCGGTCGGGGTCAATCCGGTCGACACCAAGCTGCGTCGCGCGCCGTTGCCCGAGGGCGCACCGCATCGCGTGCTCGGCTACGACGCTGCCGGCGTGGTCGACGCGGTCGGTGATCAGGTGAGCGGGTTTTCGATCGGCGACGCGGTCTACTACGCCGGCGATGTCACCCGACCCGGCAGCAATGCGCAGTTCCAACTGGTCGATGCGCGGCTGGTCGCGCGCAAGCCCGACACGCTGGACTTCGCCCAGGCGGCCGCCCTGCCGCTGACCGCAATCACCGCCTGGGAACTGCTGTTCGAACGCATGCCCTACGCCTTCGAGGACGGCGGCGCCGGCAGGACGCTGCTGGTGATCGCCGGCGCCGGCGGCGTGGGATCGATCGCGATCCAGTTGGCCAAGCTGGCCGGTTTCACCGTGATCGCCACTGCCTCGCGCGAAGACAGCATCGCGTGGTGCCGGGACCTCGGCGCCGACCATGTCATCGATCACCGCCAGCCGCTGGCGCCGCAGTTGCAGACGCTCGGCTACACGCAGGTCGACGCGGCGCTCAATCTCGCCGACACCGATCGCTACTGGGACGCGTTGGGCGAGGTGCTCGCGCCGCAGGGGCATGTCGGCCTGATCGTCGAACCGGCCGGCGCGCTGAAGATCGGCGATCCCTATAAGGCCAAGTGCATCGGCATCCATTGGGAATTCATGTTCGCGCGGCCGCGCTTCCGCACTGCCGACATGGATGCGCACGGGCGCATCCTGGCGCGCGTCGCCGCGCTCGTCGACGCCGGGCAACTGCGCGGCACGCTCGGTCGCACGCTCTCGCCGATCGGTGCCGACACCCTGCGCGAAGCGCACCGGCTGCTCGAGTCCGGCGCGACCATCGGCAAGGTCGCCGTCGCCGGCTGGCGCTGA